The proteins below come from a single Danio aesculapii chromosome 25, fDanAes4.1, whole genome shotgun sequence genomic window:
- the bmt2 gene encoding S-adenosylmethionine sensor upstream of mTORC1 isoform X2, which yields MGDFDKIWREHCEDEQTLSEYAMAMKNLADNHWANKCEGEGRIEWCRSVCQEYFQDGGMRRVLEKDEKSARHAAAGNANTAANAPPQLSSISTSSTFQLGRIRLLDVGSCFNPFLKFDEFLTVGIDIVPAVESVYKCDFLNLQLQQPLQLASDALDAFLRQLRGPIDALPAELFHIVVFSLLLSYFPSPYQRWLCCKKAHELLTLNGLLLIITPDSSHQGRHALMMRSWRVAVESLGFKRYKYVKFSHMHLIAFRKVSPTTSSDLVSRNYPEMLYIPQDFNTFDEDGFADCYEPPRSDFEDDQMACSFAELPETPYDSDSGESQSSSAPFYELEDPILLQS from the exons A TGGGAGATTTCGATAAAATATGGCGTGAGCATTGTGAAGACGAGCAGACTCTCAGCGAATATGCCATGGCCATGAAGAATCTTGCTGACAACCACTGGGCCAATAAATGCGAGGGAGAGGGACGGATTGAGTGGTGCCGCAG TGTTTGTCAGGAGTACTTCCAGGATGGAGGGATGAGGCGAGTGTTGGAGAAGGATGAGAAGAGCGCTAGGCATGCCGCAGCTGGGAATGCAAACACTGCTGCAAATGCTCCACCGCAGCTGTCCTCTATAAG TACCAGCTCAACATTCCAACTTGGGAGGATCCGACTCTTGGATGTGGGCAGCTGTTTCAATCCTTTCCTGAAGTTTGATGAGTTTCTGACTGTCGGTATTGACATTGTGCCAGCAGTAGAG AGTGTCTACAAATGTGACTTTCTCAACCTGCAGCTGCAGCAGCCTCTGCAGCTGGCCAGCGATGCCTTGGATGCTTTCTTGCGGCAGTTACGTGGCCCAATTGACGCTTTACCTGCCGAGTTATTTCACATAGTAGTCTTCTCCCTTCTTCTCTCCTACTTTCCTTCCCCCTACCAGCGCTGGCTCTGCTGCAAGAAAGCACATGAACTCCTGACCCTGAACGGCCTGCTCCTCATCATCACCCCTGATTCTTCTCACCAGGGCCGGCACGCGCTTATGATGCGCAGCTGGCGAGTTGCGGTAGAGTCGCTGGGATTCAAGCGCTACAAGTACGTCAAATTCTCCCACATGCACCTGATTGCTTTCCGCAAGGTATCCCCTACCACCAGCAGCGACCTAGTGAGCCGCAACTACCCGGAGATGCTTTACATCCCGCAGGACTTTAACACTTTCGACGAGGACGGATTCGCAGATTGCTACGAGCCTCCGCGATCAGATTTCGAAGACGACCAGATGGCATGTAGCTTCGCGGAACTGCCAGAAACTCCGTACGATTCAGACTCTGGAGAGAGCCAGAGCAGCTCGGCGCCTTTCTATGAGCTGGAAGACCCTATTCTGCTGCAGAGCTGA